From one Pseudactinotalea sp. HY158 genomic stretch:
- a CDS encoding type II toxin-antitoxin system VapC family toxin — protein MSFLLDTNVVSELRKRPGVVDPHVLAWAQRQPAHDLYVSVVTVLEIALGVARVERRDPRQGAVLREWMESGVLAGFAGRILVVDVDVALSAAQFHVPDPRPERDALIGATASVHGLTVVTRNVQDFQPTGVAVLDPWAHGR, from the coding sequence GTGAGCTTCCTACTCGACACCAACGTTGTCAGCGAGTTGCGGAAGCGTCCCGGAGTGGTGGACCCGCACGTGCTGGCGTGGGCGCAGCGGCAGCCCGCTCATGACCTGTACGTCAGCGTGGTCACCGTGCTCGAGATCGCGCTGGGTGTCGCGCGAGTCGAGCGCCGCGATCCGCGGCAGGGTGCTGTGCTGAGGGAGTGGATGGAGTCGGGTGTGCTGGCCGGATTCGCCGGCCGCATCCTGGTAGTGGATGTCGATGTGGCGCTGAGTGCCGCGCAATTTCACGTTCCCGATCCTCGCCCCGAGCGCGATGCGTTGATCGGGGCCACGGCGAGCGTCCACGGCCTCACAGTCGTCACGCGAAACGTCCAGGATTTCCAGCCCACCGGAGTCGCTGTGCTGGATCCCTGGGCACACGGCCGGTAG
- a CDS encoding excisionase family DNA-binding protein, with protein sequence MEMTTTEVAARLGVSVRQVQRLAQAGRLQVVRRVGSSNLLDDSALTTAAAARRGRTWATHTAWAAVDLLETGRTERLTGSSLSRLRGRLRSCNAAELVRLTSRRAQLWRGSQTRRTRDQLRDELSLSGESLLARRDIAAQFGLVAVDGGRIEGYVVDDQWQRLQHRFGLEADAEGEVLIHCTDQEPTTGIVTAALDLAERWGVRERGAALEVLAERLAR encoded by the coding sequence ATGGAGATGACGACGACGGAAGTCGCGGCACGCCTGGGCGTCTCCGTGCGGCAGGTGCAACGGCTCGCGCAAGCGGGCCGCCTGCAGGTGGTGCGTCGAGTCGGTTCCAGCAATCTCCTGGATGACTCCGCACTCACTACAGCCGCCGCTGCACGCCGTGGTCGAACGTGGGCGACCCACACGGCGTGGGCGGCGGTCGATCTGCTCGAGACCGGTAGGACCGAGAGACTCACCGGCTCCTCGTTGTCTCGGCTGCGAGGCCGGCTACGCAGTTGCAACGCGGCTGAACTGGTTCGCCTCACCAGTCGCCGGGCGCAACTGTGGCGGGGCAGCCAGACACGACGCACGAGAGACCAGCTGCGCGACGAGCTCTCACTCTCCGGTGAGTCACTGCTCGCTCGGCGCGACATCGCCGCGCAGTTCGGTCTGGTCGCCGTCGACGGCGGTCGCATCGAGGGATACGTCGTGGACGACCAATGGCAACGGCTGCAGCACCGCTTCGGCCTCGAAGCCGACGCGGAGGGAGAAGTCCTCATCCACTGCACCGACCAGGAGCCGACCACCGGGATCGTCACTGCCGCTCTCGATCTCGCCGAGCGGTGGGGGGTCCGCGAACGCGGCGCGGCGCTGGAGGTCCTTGCCGAACGGCTCGCTCGATGA
- a CDS encoding ABC transporter ATP-binding protein, whose protein sequence is MTTQEWAISTRGLRKSYPGVRRRVAVDGLDLNVPAGGVHGFLGPNGSGKTTTIRMVLGLVRPDSGEITVLGKPVPAALPEVIAKVGAIVESPKFFPNFSGRANLELLADAIGAPRPHVAEVLAQTGLSDRAGDHFGTYSLGMKQRLAIAATLLKRPEVLIFDEPTNGLDPAGIHDVRATMRALADEGRTVLVSSHILAEVEQIADTVSIIGRGRLIAGGTVAEIIGARTATIRIRVAEPERAVAVLAGAGHAARLDHGTIHVDSGDDPAVLNELLAAHGLFASELLAERPGLESVFLDLTREAELGLPRRRDRRGGVAPSKEAGA, encoded by the coding sequence GTGACCACGCAGGAATGGGCGATCTCGACCCGCGGCCTACGCAAGTCCTATCCGGGCGTGCGCAGGCGGGTCGCCGTCGACGGGCTCGACCTGAACGTGCCCGCGGGCGGCGTGCACGGGTTCCTCGGGCCGAACGGCTCGGGCAAGACCACCACGATCCGGATGGTGCTCGGCCTCGTGCGCCCCGACTCGGGGGAGATCACGGTGCTCGGGAAGCCGGTGCCGGCCGCGCTGCCCGAGGTGATCGCCAAGGTCGGCGCGATCGTCGAATCGCCCAAGTTCTTCCCCAACTTCTCCGGGCGGGCGAACCTCGAACTCCTTGCCGACGCGATCGGCGCCCCACGCCCGCACGTCGCCGAGGTGCTCGCCCAGACCGGGCTGTCCGACCGCGCCGGCGACCACTTCGGCACCTACTCCCTCGGAATGAAGCAGCGGCTCGCGATCGCCGCCACGCTGCTCAAGCGACCCGAGGTGCTGATCTTCGATGAACCCACGAACGGCCTCGACCCCGCCGGCATCCACGACGTGCGCGCCACCATGCGCGCACTCGCCGACGAGGGCCGCACCGTGCTCGTGAGCAGTCACATCCTCGCCGAGGTCGAACAGATCGCCGACACGGTCTCGATCATCGGCCGCGGCCGGCTCATCGCCGGCGGCACCGTGGCGGAGATCATCGGCGCACGCACGGCCACGATCCGGATCCGCGTGGCCGAACCCGAGCGCGCCGTGGCCGTGCTCGCCGGCGCCGGGCACGCGGCCCGGCTCGACCACGGCACGATCCACGTCGACTCCGGCGACGACCCCGCCGTCCTCAACGAACTGCTGGCCGCCCACGGCCTGTTCGCGAGCGAACTCCTCGCCGAGCGCCCCGGCCTCGAATCGGTGTTCCTCGACCTCACCCGGGAGGCCGAGCTCGGTCTCCCGCGCCGCCGGGATCGCCGCGGCGGCGTGGCCCCGTCGAAGGAGGCCGGCGCATGA
- a CDS encoding DoxX family protein yields the protein MSIGRFALRVTIGGLFVGHGLQKLTGSFGGPGLAGTEQMMTSLELYPPHLQALAAGATETAAGAMLTAGLLTPIASAGLVGVMTTAIRTVHAPNGLWNAKGGWEFNAVMIAAALTLAEEPGRGSLDAAFGRARWGSTWAVAALVGGMLASTATIAVGRRMARAAAEHEETAEGA from the coding sequence ATGAGCATCGGACGATTCGCACTGAGGGTCACGATCGGTGGCCTCTTCGTGGGCCATGGGCTCCAGAAGCTCACGGGCTCCTTCGGCGGGCCCGGCCTCGCGGGGACCGAGCAGATGATGACCTCACTCGAGCTGTACCCGCCGCACCTGCAGGCGCTCGCCGCCGGCGCGACGGAGACGGCCGCCGGGGCGATGCTCACCGCGGGCCTGCTCACCCCGATCGCCTCCGCGGGACTGGTCGGCGTCATGACGACCGCCATCCGCACGGTTCATGCCCCGAACGGCCTGTGGAACGCCAAGGGCGGCTGGGAGTTCAACGCGGTGATGATCGCGGCGGCCCTCACGCTCGCGGAGGAGCCGGGCCGCGGCTCACTCGACGCCGCCTTCGGCCGGGCACGGTGGGGATCGACGTGGGCCGTCGCCGCGCTCGTGGGCGGCATGCTCGCCTCGACCGCCACCATCGCGGTGGGCCGCAGGATGGCCCGCGCGGCCGCCGAGCACGAGGAGACCGCCGAGGGCGCCTAG
- a CDS encoding ABC transporter permease subunit, with protein MRLLRVELRRLRLRGLVRIASVLGLLGAILLVGIAVLDARPATAEDIAWAEQMYQEERANWEEHGQEQIEQCELAEASESEIAGEQLDFGCDDMEPRLEWYLPPDPVLTDYLASAIRPFTILLTLLIGLLIGATAIAAEFGAGSMSTLLTFEPRRRRVYLAKTGAAVLGTIPLGLVMVALTFGGVCTVFALRGLEADVPSSVIWSWVRLVAVLPAAAAVGAVVGFLLRSTAAVLGTAVGYVIAVEAIVRFNVPALAPWIPGVNLAGWVSGGTTYYLQECTRSSAGLMCEAVEQSISFGWSAGFLAVLLAVLVTLGGWNFARRDVN; from the coding sequence ATGAGACTCCTGCGGGTGGAACTACGCCGGCTGCGGCTGCGCGGACTCGTCCGGATCGCGAGCGTGCTCGGGCTGCTCGGGGCGATCCTCCTCGTGGGGATCGCGGTCCTCGACGCCCGACCGGCGACCGCGGAGGACATCGCCTGGGCCGAGCAGATGTACCAGGAGGAGCGGGCCAACTGGGAGGAGCACGGGCAGGAGCAGATCGAGCAGTGCGAGCTGGCCGAGGCCTCCGAATCCGAGATCGCGGGTGAACAACTCGACTTCGGCTGCGACGACATGGAGCCACGGCTCGAGTGGTACCTGCCGCCCGACCCGGTCCTGACCGACTACCTGGCCTCCGCGATCCGGCCGTTCACGATCCTGCTCACGCTCCTGATCGGCCTGCTCATCGGCGCCACGGCGATCGCCGCGGAGTTCGGGGCCGGCTCGATGTCGACGCTCCTCACGTTCGAACCCCGGCGCCGGCGCGTCTATCTCGCGAAGACGGGCGCTGCCGTCCTCGGCACGATCCCGCTCGGCCTCGTCATGGTCGCGCTGACCTTCGGCGGGGTGTGCACGGTCTTCGCCCTGCGCGGCCTCGAGGCCGACGTGCCGAGCTCGGTCATCTGGTCGTGGGTCCGGCTCGTCGCCGTGCTGCCCGCGGCCGCCGCCGTCGGCGCGGTGGTCGGGTTCCTGCTGCGCTCGACCGCCGCCGTGCTCGGCACCGCCGTGGGCTACGTCATCGCCGTCGAGGCGATCGTTCGCTTCAACGTGCCCGCCCTGGCGCCCTGGATCCCCGGGGTCAACCTCGCCGGCTGGGTGAGCGGCGGCACGACCTACTACCTCCAGGAATGCACGCGCTCCTCCGCGGGCCTCATGTGCGAGGCGGTCGAGCAGTCGATCTCCTTCGGGTGGAGCGCCGGATTCCTCGCCGTCCTGCTCGCCGTGCTCGTGACGCTCGGGGGCTGGAACTTCGCCCGCCGCGACGTGAACTGA